In Ruminiclostridium papyrosolvens DSM 2782, the following proteins share a genomic window:
- a CDS encoding BppU family phage baseplate upper protein, giving the protein MEIEKVYYIALDIKTRLKFEFMEFVRGDTLNKISFTITNNGQKVKLSDYAFKILLKRPDGQIVQSSPTVVVDKLVYSIGTTELEKCGLVIGTVEIYEGLDKITTKNFTYRVVNSFNVENMLDSETEYPINEITNYTHTQVVPAKIWTVHHTLNKKCSVIVVDSADNTVLGDITYIDMQTIEIKFQAEFSGKAYLN; this is encoded by the coding sequence ATGGAAATTGAAAAAGTGTACTACATAGCACTTGATATCAAAACCCGGTTAAAGTTCGAATTTATGGAGTTTGTAAGAGGGGATACGCTTAATAAAATTAGTTTTACTATTACAAATAATGGGCAGAAAGTTAAATTATCTGACTACGCATTTAAAATATTACTAAAACGGCCGGACGGACAGATTGTACAAAGTAGCCCTACTGTTGTCGTAGATAAATTAGTTTATAGCATTGGGACTACAGAGCTTGAAAAGTGCGGATTAGTTATAGGTACCGTAGAAATATATGAGGGTTTGGACAAGATTACAACAAAGAACTTTACGTACCGGGTTGTGAACTCATTTAATGTTGAGAATATGTTGGACAGCGAGACTGAATACCCCATAAATGAAATTACAAACTATACCCATACACAAGTAGTTCCGGCGAAAATTTGGACAGTACACCATACCTTAAATAAAAAATGTAGTGTCATTGTGGTAGATTCTGCTGACAATACGGTTTTAGGTGACATTACATACATAGACATGCAGACAATAGAAATCAAATTTCAGGCTGAATTTTCAGGCAAGGCTTATTTAAATTAA
- a CDS encoding copper amine oxidase N-terminal domain-containing protein — protein MKKFILGFIMGAVLMCAIPSLAKTDTVQAIFNGVKVVINGEKVSFANGEEPVTINSRTYVPAKYVAEALGAKVQWDGKTSTVNISDNTAVPSPGTSTNGSQTNTEAPIIPKTSKDDIIPNDNMDRHTKLFGKLNLCEEKTSDGLYVYTYKNNPQKFVLSNDILSKYHSIRFKTADGTIPQKYILALKRTSDKKELIYEVEYLYINDLEYFTLDYYENTMLPIIKAEG, from the coding sequence ATGAAAAAATTTATATTGGGCTTTATAATGGGTGCAGTGCTAATGTGTGCAATACCCTCTTTGGCTAAAACCGATACAGTTCAGGCAATATTCAACGGGGTAAAAGTTGTTATAAATGGTGAGAAAGTATCATTTGCAAATGGTGAAGAACCAGTAACAATAAACAGCAGAACCTACGTTCCTGCCAAATATGTTGCTGAAGCTTTAGGAGCTAAAGTTCAATGGGATGGAAAAACCAGTACTGTTAATATTTCTGACAATACTGCGGTACCTTCTCCCGGTACATCTACAAATGGCAGCCAAACCAATACCGAAGCTCCTATAATTCCAAAGACCTCTAAAGATGATATTATTCCGAATGATAATATGGATAGGCATACTAAGTTGTTTGGTAAATTAAACCTATGTGAGGAAAAAACTTCTGATGGTTTATATGTTTACACTTATAAAAATAATCCTCAGAAATTTGTTTTATCAAATGATATACTTTCAAAATACCATTCAATTAGGTTTAAAACAGCAGATGGTACGATTCCACAAAAATATATTCTTGCTTTAAAACGTACATCTGACAAGAAAGAGTTAATTTACGAAGTTGAATACCTTTATATAAATGATTTAGAATATTTTACACTTGATTATTACGAAAACACAATGTTACCAATAATTAAAGCAGAGGGTTAA
- a CDS encoding BRO-N domain-containing protein, which produces MQLIKSESFGSVQCDVWKDENGEMWFTREQIGQALEYGTPRIAIANIHERNADRIDKFSAVVKLSTPSGIQETYIYSHKGLNEICRFSRQPKADAFMDWVWEVIESIRKHGMYAKDELLDNPDLMIEVITQLKKEREEKKLLQTENKLLSQEKLTWADRKVIEAIVKKIGSNIGYDVAWKEFKKELLYSHGICLNSRITNWRNSTGKKTGPRTLDMIDDDELQACLATATASARHHGIDISDIIKKFEKSA; this is translated from the coding sequence ATGCAATTAATTAAGTCAGAAAGCTTTGGTTCAGTTCAATGTGACGTATGGAAGGATGAAAATGGCGAAATGTGGTTTACCAGAGAACAGATAGGCCAAGCCTTGGAGTATGGTACGCCAAGAATAGCTATTGCAAATATTCACGAAAGAAACGCAGATAGGATTGATAAATTTTCAGCTGTAGTCAAATTGAGTACACCTTCAGGAATACAAGAAACGTATATTTATAGCCACAAAGGTTTAAACGAAATATGCCGTTTCAGTAGACAGCCAAAAGCAGATGCTTTTATGGATTGGGTATGGGAAGTAATTGAATCTATCCGTAAACATGGCATGTATGCTAAGGATGAATTGTTAGATAATCCTGATTTAATGATAGAGGTAATAACACAGCTTAAAAAAGAGCGTGAAGAAAAGAAACTTCTTCAAACAGAAAATAAGTTGTTGTCACAGGAAAAACTTACTTGGGCAGACAGGAAGGTTATTGAAGCTATTGTCAAAAAGATAGGGAGTAACATTGGCTATGACGTAGCTTGGAAAGAGTTTAAAAAGGAGCTTCTTTACTCACATGGAATATGCCTTAATTCAAGGATTACGAATTGGAGAAATTCTACTGGGAAAAAGACTGGTCCCAGAACATTGGACATGATAGATGATGATGAATTACAGGCATGTCTTGCTACAGCGACTGCATCTGCAAGGCACCACGGTATAGATATTTCTGACATCATTAAAAAATTTGAGAAGTCGGCTTAA
- a CDS encoding phage holin family protein, which yields MDKFSVNSIVALVATIFTWLFGTWDIAISVLVTFMALDYCTGLIKGYVLKKLSSNIGLKGLARKAVIFIVLIVAVSLDRLSGSGQWVFRTLVCYFYIANEGLSIVENCAQLGLPIPKKIKEALIQLKEGGKKSV from the coding sequence ATGGATAAATTCAGTGTTAATTCTATAGTAGCATTGGTCGCAACAATTTTTACATGGTTATTTGGAACTTGGGATATAGCAATATCTGTACTAGTCACTTTTATGGCACTTGACTATTGTACAGGGCTTATCAAAGGATACGTACTTAAAAAACTTAGTAGCAATATTGGACTTAAAGGATTGGCACGTAAAGCGGTAATATTTATAGTCTTGATTGTAGCTGTTTCATTAGACAGGCTGTCAGGAAGTGGACAATGGGTATTCAGAACTTTAGTTTGTTATTTTTATATTGCCAATGAAGGGTTAAGCATTGTTGAAAACTGTGCCCAGTTGGGATTACCTATACCCAAAAAAATCAAAGAAGCTTTAATTCAACTAAAGGAAGGGGGGAAGAAAAGTGTATAG
- a CDS encoding D-alanyl-D-alanine carboxypeptidase family protein, which yields MYSVKFKYSDESYVYHKLITAVNVLCAAKGKNCLCTSGYRSLAKQKVINAQSLAQRKSQGGYQLSNGAVYTPDGKCWAAPFGKSNHCFCIAMDITDEWFNKLSNSELKKYGLIKPMSYEPWHVELIETRGLSQLQKEAIRDSVLRGTGENDMNVKEFQAMTGLKDDGIVGPVTKAKAKEMLQVCQEILGNKFDNPESVIKACMSNPGMWTKKLSEVPHLGDYTMNIVKMMGGRT from the coding sequence GTGTATAGTGTTAAATTCAAGTACTCGGACGAATCATACGTGTACCACAAACTTATTACAGCAGTAAATGTCTTGTGTGCTGCAAAAGGCAAAAACTGTTTATGTACCTCTGGTTACAGGAGTTTGGCAAAGCAAAAAGTGATTAATGCTCAGTCGTTGGCTCAGAGAAAAAGTCAAGGTGGATATCAATTGTCAAATGGTGCGGTATATACTCCTGATGGCAAGTGTTGGGCAGCACCTTTTGGTAAATCAAATCATTGCTTTTGTATAGCTATGGATATTACTGATGAGTGGTTCAATAAACTTAGTAATTCAGAATTGAAGAAATATGGTCTTATTAAGCCCATGTCATACGAACCGTGGCATGTCGAGCTAATAGAAACCCGTGGACTTAGCCAGTTACAAAAAGAAGCAATCAGAGACAGTGTATTGAGAGGAACAGGTGAAAATGATATGAACGTAAAAGAATTTCAAGCTATGACAGGGTTAAAAGATGATGGAATCGTGGGGCCTGTGACAAAAGCAAAGGCAAAAGAAATGTTGCAAGTGTGTCAGGAGATACTTGGAAATAAATTTGATAACCCTGAATCTGTTATAAAAGCTTGCATGTCTAATCCGGGCATGTGGACTAAAAAATTGAGCGAAGTACCTCACTTGGGGGATTATACTATGAACATAGTAAAAATGATGGGAGGTCGTACATAA
- a CDS encoding site-specific integrase, which produces MIGSIEKRGKNSCRLIVSGGIGQDGKYIKYQKTIKFNYDDEKKRQKEAEKELSLFIAEIEKNQYIEPSRLTLSDFAEKWIKDYGKTNLAPKTLYRYEEMLNSRILPALGHLKIEKIKPTHLLEFYNNLSEDGIRLDSKYKAKKEFNELLKTLEISLYDLQKISLVDIRTLKRVAKSETISMSTAVKIIDSLKQNIKKIKIEDYFEVIETGKLSDQTIKHHHRLISAMLEKAVKWQLLLNNPAERVEPPKVVKGEVPHYDESQAVTLLNYLEKEPIKFQAMVNLALYAQMREGEIMGLEWKDINMKERTINIRQAAQYIPKRGVFIKEPKNESSKRTVTVPKNVMEILKELRKIQMQEEKEAGTRWKKNNNEQNTDANEVRKFIFTTWDGELMHPYTPTKQFKKFIDLYGLPKLTFHGLRHTGITLLLGNGADIDSVSRRAGHSQRSTTLNIYSHSLRSKDVANANKLGNILNKSKKEKLGKKA; this is translated from the coding sequence ATGATAGGAAGTATCGAAAAACGTGGGAAGAATAGTTGTCGTTTAATTGTAAGTGGAGGGATTGGACAAGATGGGAAATATATAAAATATCAAAAAACAATCAAATTCAACTATGACGATGAAAAGAAAAGACAAAAAGAAGCTGAAAAAGAATTATCACTCTTCATTGCTGAGATTGAAAAAAATCAGTACATTGAACCTTCAAGATTAACTTTATCAGACTTTGCTGAAAAATGGATAAAAGATTATGGTAAAACTAATTTAGCACCAAAAACTTTATACAGGTATGAAGAAATGTTAAATAGCAGAATTTTGCCTGCTCTAGGACATTTAAAAATTGAAAAAATTAAACCTACACACTTGCTTGAATTCTATAACAACTTATCTGAAGATGGAATAAGATTAGATTCAAAATATAAGGCAAAAAAAGAATTCAATGAATTACTGAAAACTTTAGAAATATCTCTTTATGATTTACAGAAAATTAGCCTTGTAGATATTAGAACATTAAAAAGGGTTGCTAAATCTGAAACGATTAGTATGTCTACAGCAGTAAAAATTATTGATTCATTAAAGCAAAATATTAAAAAAATTAAAATAGAAGATTATTTTGAGGTGATAGAAACGGGAAAACTATCAGATCAGACAATAAAACATCATCATAGGCTTATTTCTGCAATGCTAGAAAAAGCAGTTAAGTGGCAATTATTACTTAACAATCCGGCTGAAAGAGTAGAACCTCCCAAAGTAGTAAAGGGCGAGGTTCCACATTATGATGAGTCTCAGGCCGTTACTTTATTGAATTATTTGGAGAAAGAGCCTATAAAATTTCAAGCTATGGTTAATCTAGCATTATATGCCCAAATGCGAGAAGGAGAAATAATGGGGCTTGAATGGAAAGATATAAATATGAAAGAAAGAACTATTAATATTAGACAAGCAGCTCAGTATATCCCTAAAAGGGGAGTATTTATTAAAGAACCAAAGAACGAATCTTCAAAAAGAACTGTTACGGTTCCTAAAAACGTTATGGAAATTCTAAAAGAACTTAGAAAAATACAGATGCAAGAAGAAAAAGAGGCCGGCACTCGTTGGAAGAAAAATAATAATGAGCAAAATACTGATGCAAACGAAGTAAGAAAATTTATTTTTACAACATGGGATGGTGAATTAATGCATCCGTATACTCCTACTAAGCAATTTAAAAAGTTCATTGATTTATATGGTTTGCCCAAATTAACTTTTCACGGACTGAGACATACTGGTATTACGCTACTTCTTGGAAATGGTGCAGATATAGATTCAGTTAGCAGAAGGGCAGGACATAGCCAAAGGTCAACTACATTGAATATCTACTCTCACAGTCTGAGAAGTAAGGATGTAGCTAACGCAAATAAATTAGGAAATATTCTTAACAAGAGCAAAAAGGAAAAGCTTGGTAAAAAGGCTTGA
- a CDS encoding accessory gene regulator ArgB-like protein, producing MRIIEKLSYKSANYFAKQLGLNHQQRTIRYFGFQSLYGDVVKILIMAIVSLIIKSFLATMLVAFSFAILRRNAGGFHMKTEIGCIIFTTLICVIPGTIISYFQLLSNILTIIILIIIFIFCHICLFKYAPKGSKNNMITDKDEILKFKKKSITTHRFLYIWVILFLVLNKNYISISISIGCMLEVLTILPIIQNTNRMKKTIKLY from the coding sequence ATGAGAATAATAGAGAAATTATCATATAAAAGTGCTAATTATTTTGCTAAACAGCTCGGTCTAAATCATCAACAAAGAACAATACGCTATTTCGGGTTTCAATCATTGTATGGAGATGTAGTTAAAATCTTGATTATGGCAATAGTATCTTTAATAATAAAATCATTTTTAGCAACTATGTTAGTTGCTTTTTCATTTGCTATTCTAAGAAGAAATGCAGGCGGGTTTCACATGAAAACTGAAATAGGTTGTATAATATTTACAACTTTAATTTGTGTAATTCCCGGAACCATAATCAGCTACTTTCAATTATTATCAAATATATTAACCATAATCATTTTAATAATTATATTTATTTTTTGCCATATATGCTTATTCAAATATGCTCCTAAGGGTTCTAAAAACAATATGATAACAGATAAAGATGAAATTCTAAAATTTAAAAAGAAGTCTATAACAACACATCGGTTTTTATATATATGGGTTATTTTATTTCTTGTACTAAATAAAAATTACATATCTATATCAATAAGCATTGGTTGTATGTTGGAAGTTCTTACAATTTTACCGATAATTCAAAATACAAACAGAATGAAAAAGACAATCAAACTATATTGA
- a CDS encoding cyclic lactone autoinducer peptide → MDNTKKILSLIDSGVTKVAETKADNFCFLWGYQPKTPKALKKIKK, encoded by the coding sequence ATGGACAACACTAAAAAAATATTATCACTTATTGATTCAGGAGTTACTAAAGTTGCAGAAACAAAAGCAGACAATTTTTGTTTCCTTTGGGGATATCAACCTAAAACTCCAAAAGCATTAAAAAAGATTAAAAAGTAA
- a CDS encoding helix-turn-helix domain-containing protein, protein MEKFNLKPADLANELGVTPSAISKLLAEEGRYPSIENLKKLRRIFNVSIDYLLGCDIEDINDMLNTVDVTYIASAIKELRRTMNLSQKEFALYNDLKVKEIKDIEDGKSVDINTINQIANLSGVSIYKLLGQNQPYSEDNTEKNKLIKFAANLDNREFMNIAIRIKNSGIPLDNIIIARKL, encoded by the coding sequence ATGGAAAAGTTTAATTTAAAGCCAGCCGACTTAGCCAACGAATTGGGAGTTACTCCATCAGCGATAAGTAAACTATTGGCAGAAGAAGGCAGGTATCCCAGTATTGAAAATTTAAAAAAGCTAAGGAGGATTTTTAATGTTAGTATTGATTATTTGTTAGGATGTGATATTGAAGACATTAATGATATGTTAAATACAGTTGATGTAACTTATATAGCTTCAGCTATAAAAGAATTAAGACGAACCATGAATTTATCCCAGAAAGAATTTGCTTTATATAATGATTTAAAAGTAAAAGAAATTAAAGACATTGAAGACGGTAAGTCAGTAGATATAAATACAATTAACCAAATTGCTAATCTTTCTGGTGTTAGTATTTATAAATTATTAGGTCAGAATCAACCATACTCTGAAGATAACACTGAAAAAAACAAATTAATAAAATTCGCTGCAAATTTAGATAATAGAGAATTTATGAATATTGCAATAAGAATAAAAAACTCTGGAATACCATTGGATAATATAATTATTGCAAGAAAACTTTAA
- a CDS encoding helix-turn-helix domain-containing protein: protein MKGSDKHLRKTKVDKLNALGRLRENVGLKREDVESKVKALQSAELSCSISYLCKLEKLGTDKKPSLQLALELCKMYGCKLEDIYPDLKEKLREYQAS from the coding sequence ATGAAAGGAAGTGATAAACATTTGAGGAAAACAAAGGTAGATAAGTTAAATGCTTTAGGCAGACTTCGAGAAAATGTTGGATTAAAAAGGGAGGATGTTGAATCTAAAGTAAAAGCCCTACAAAGTGCAGAATTGAGTTGTTCTATCTCTTATCTTTGCAAATTAGAAAAACTAGGAACAGACAAAAAACCTTCGTTACAGTTAGCTTTAGAGTTGTGTAAAATGTACGGTTGCAAGCTCGAGGATATATATCCAGATTTGAAAGAAAAACTTAGAGAGTATCAAGCTAGTTGA
- a CDS encoding excisionase family DNA-binding protein has product MEEKNLTKERVTWDAKTASNYLGISYGFLLKLARQKEIPFIHVGRIYLFRKESLDIWLRNQETQAIQTESTQLYGKLRKVQE; this is encoded by the coding sequence ATGGAAGAAAAAAACTTAACAAAGGAACGTGTAACCTGGGATGCAAAGACTGCATCAAATTATTTAGGAATATCCTATGGATTCTTACTGAAATTGGCTAGACAAAAGGAAATACCGTTCATTCATGTCGGAAGAATATACTTGTTTCGCAAAGAATCATTGGATATATGGTTAAGAAATCAAGAAACACAGGCAATCCAAACTGAATCCACACAGCTATACGGAAAGTTAAGAAAAGTTCAAGAATAA
- a CDS encoding Rha family transcriptional regulator: MNELSELNQMTSMEIAEVTGKQHPHVMRDIRDEIEKLVSGGIEYQSKFGLVEYKDAKGEKRPYYILTKEGVLQLAARYDAVVRAKLIELAMKHEPKPQSIEDLIIMQAQSMKDLKSQVNTLQLTTQTIKDTVISTPDKWRDDINRMLNKIVKAVGNSKYRELKTESYKLLEERAHVDLNRRLNNQRYRMKIEGAAKSAIDKVNKMDIVESDPKLREIYSAIVKEYTIKFVA; the protein is encoded by the coding sequence TTGAACGAATTATCAGAATTAAACCAAATGACTTCAATGGAAATCGCAGAGGTAACTGGGAAACAACACCCACATGTAATGAGAGATATAAGAGATGAAATCGAAAAGCTTGTATCCGGTGGGATTGAGTACCAATCCAAATTTGGATTGGTTGAATACAAAGATGCAAAAGGTGAAAAAAGACCATACTACATACTTACCAAAGAAGGAGTACTTCAATTAGCAGCCCGGTATGATGCTGTAGTCAGAGCGAAATTAATTGAACTGGCCATGAAACATGAGCCTAAACCACAATCAATAGAAGACCTGATTATAATGCAAGCTCAGTCAATGAAAGATTTGAAATCCCAAGTCAATACGTTGCAGTTAACTACTCAGACAATAAAAGATACTGTAATAAGCACACCGGATAAGTGGAGAGATGATATAAACCGTATGCTCAATAAGATTGTAAAGGCCGTTGGGAACTCGAAGTACCGGGAGTTAAAAACAGAGAGCTACAAACTACTGGAAGAACGTGCTCATGTTGATTTAAACCGCAGGCTTAACAATCAAAGATACAGGATGAAGATTGAAGGAGCTGCGAAATCAGCAATAGATAAAGTAAATAAGATGGACATTGTTGAATCAGACCCAAAGCTTCGTGAAATATATTCAGCAATTGTAAAAGAGTACACAATCAAATTTGTAGCCTGA